In the genome of Streptomyces liliifuscus, the window CGTCCAGGCGGCGGGTGAGGCGGCGGTAGCGGGGGTCGTTGGTGGTTCCCTTGGGGGACGTGAACCCGAACTTGGCGCGTACGTCGACCTTGATGCCGCCGGTGGTGATGGCGGCCTGGAGCTTCTTCGCCTTGACGAGCGGCTGCCAGAGCTTCTTGACCTCGGCTTCGACGAGGGCGGCGGTCTCGGGCTTCGTGGACTTGATCTTGTCGTCGCGGTAGCGCTCGACGGTGCGCTGGGACTTGCCGATCTTCTCAGCGACCGCGCGGGCGGCCTCAGCACGGCTGACGCCCTTCTCCTGCTTGAGCAGGAAACGGATCCGGGCGCCGAGGGTCTTGGGGATCGGCTGGGAGTAGGCGGTCTCGGCGGCCTCGTCCAGGCGGTCTTCGATCAGTCCCACGGTCAGTCAGCTTCCTTGGTCTCAGGCCACGCGGACGAGCGAGGCGTCCTTGATCTCGTTGGCGATGTTCACTCCGTC includes:
- the tpg gene encoding telomere-protecting terminal protein Tpg — protein: MGLIEDRLDEAAETAYSQPIPKTLGARIRFLLKQEKGVSRAEAARAVAEKIGKSQRTVERYRDDKIKSTKPETAALVEAEVKKLWQPLVKAKKLQAAITTGGIKVDVRAKFGFTSPKGTTNDPRYRRLTRRLDAATAAALFEAKTAGASEEDLAQIVADGLRDDYFTDGGTRATSLQQVELTGIDHIRFSIT